CCCCCGACGCTACCCACCAGATGCAGCGGCTGAATGTGGCATATCAGGCAGTTCTACGTGAGCTGGGCGAAGATTTGTGAGCATCCTACGCGCGTGATGGATTGCACAAGTGGGCGCTAAGAGTCTATAATCGCCCGTTGGTGAAGTAGCCTTTAGAAAAGCGATTGTTCAGATGAGCAAGACCGCCTCGCCCGCAACAACGCACGGCGTCCGGCAGCCTTTCATAACCGAGTTGTTGACACGACTGATACGCGCTAAATCACGCCTGTATCGGATCCGGACTCTATTGTCGGTACTCCAGCAGATCAGTGCCGCAGAACGTGTCGGCCTCGTCGTGGCGCAGTCCGCCGAGACCGTGTATTGGGTGGATCATACCGAACACCCCGAACCCTACTGGGTGGATTATCACGAGACGCAGCTGTTCGAACCGTTAATGATATGGGCTGAAGGTCAGACTTCAGGTTACGTGCCTTCTGAGAAGGTCGAGCACGTCCCCCCTGCCTACGGTGTGATCAGCGCCATTATCCTCCGTGACCAAACGGATTTGGCCGGCGTTCTTCTGTTCAGCGGCGAGCAGCTTGACATTGTTGACCGCGAGAACTTCGACATCGCCGTTGATCTCATGACTATTACGGCGATGGAGCAGCGTACCACTAACAACCTTAACAAGTTCCTGGGCGATTTTGCCCATGATCAGCGTAATATCCTGAATATCGTGAGTCTGTCCGCGGATGCTCTGAACGAAATGAAGGAGATGACGGTCAAGTCCAAAACGTACCTGACCCGAATCTTCGACAGCAGTCTGCAAATCGGCAACCAGATTGAAAACGCGCTCTCGGTAGACCGGTACGACCCTGAGACCGACGAGCATCACATGATGGTGGAGCAGATCGATCTCGTCGAACTGCGGCGGGAAATTTGCAACAGTTATGTTCCGGTGGCGCAGGGCAAGCGCATTACACTCAAGATGCCTTATGTCCGGGGCGCGGTTACGATCAGCGCCGACAAGGGCATGATCACCCGCGCGATCACCAACCTGGTTGATAATGCCTTTAAGTTCACGCCTGAAGGTGGAAATATTGAAGTTCTGATCGTTCGCGGCAAGGGCCAAGTCCAGATCGTCGTCAAAGACAGCGGGCTGGGCATTGCTCCAGAGAACCTCGATCGGATTTTCGAGCGCAAGGTGCGCATCCGGCAGAACAAGCAGCACGTGAGGGGCTTGGGGCTGGGGCTGTTCATCGTGCGTAACGTTGCGCTCAGACATAACGGGCGCGCATGGGTCGAGAGCGCACCAGGCGAAGGAAGCACATTCTATCTGGTGCTGCCAGTTAAGAATCATAACGGCGCAAAGTAAGCAGCACAATGTCGATTCAAGTCCTATCCGACCTCGTCGTCGCGCAAATCGCTGCGGGCGAAGTGGTCGAACGCCCAGCTTCAGTCGTCAAAGAGCTAATTGAGAACTCGCTGGATTCAGGCGCGACTTACATTCAGGTCTCGATCAGTGGAGGTGGCCAGCGGCTGCTGCGTGTCAGTGACAATGGCTCCGGAATACTGGCGGCAGAAGTGGAATTGGCCTTTGCCAGTCACGCAACCAGCAAGCTTCGGATCGCAGACGATCTGAACCACCTCGTGACACTTGGATTTCGTGGCGAGGCTCTGAGCAGCATCGCGGCGGTAAGTCAACTCACGTGCATATCACGGCACCAGAGCGAATCCCACGGCACCAAACTCGCAATCGAGGGCGGGGATATCACGTCCCGCCAATCGATCGGTGCACCGGCGGGAACGATCATAACCGTCGAGAACTTGTTCTATAACGTACCCGCGCGGCTGAAGTTCCTCAAGAAAGACGCGACGGAAAAACGGCAGATCTCTCAGATCGTCACATTAATGGCGATGGCATACCCGAATGTACGATTCGTGCTCGATCTGGACGGGCGCGAGGCGTTTCGCAGTCCGGGAACGGGCCAGCTGAGTGACGTGCTGGTCGCGGCATATGGGGTCGACGACATCAAACAGATGGTGCCAGTGGACGCGACAACAGGCGGCATTCGAGTCACTGGTTTCGCGTCCGGCGCGGACCTCTGGCGGACCGACCGTAACCGGATCAGCGTGT
Above is a window of Candidatus Flexicrinis proximus DNA encoding:
- a CDS encoding HAMP domain-containing histidine kinase encodes the protein MSVLQQISAAERVGLVVAQSAETVYWVDHTEHPEPYWVDYHETQLFEPLMIWAEGQTSGYVPSEKVEHVPPAYGVISAIILRDQTDLAGVLLFSGEQLDIVDRENFDIAVDLMTITAMEQRTTNNLNKFLGDFAHDQRNILNIVSLSADALNEMKEMTVKSKTYLTRIFDSSLQIGNQIENALSVDRYDPETDEHHMMVEQIDLVELRREICNSYVPVAQGKRITLKMPYVRGAVTISADKGMITRAITNLVDNAFKFTPEGGNIEVLIVRGKGQVQIVVKDSGLGIAPENLDRIFERKVRIRQNKQHVRGLGLGLFIVRNVALRHNGRAWVESAPGEGSTFYLVLPVKNHNGAK